One genomic segment of Catalinimonas alkaloidigena includes these proteins:
- a CDS encoding VOC family protein, protein MKKSAKKVTGIGGIFFKTKDPAGMKDWYSQHLGLMTNEYGSLFEFIQSDKPDQKGYLQWSPFDENTEYFRPSEKEFMINYRVENIETLVEELKASGVKVLDEIESYEYGKFVHILDPENNKIELWEPVDSVFTKLYEGKTTK, encoded by the coding sequence ATGAAAAAGTCTGCTAAAAAAGTTACGGGTATTGGAGGTATATTCTTCAAAACCAAAGATCCGGCCGGAATGAAAGATTGGTACAGCCAGCATTTGGGGTTAATGACCAATGAGTACGGCTCTCTGTTTGAATTTATCCAATCTGATAAACCCGATCAGAAAGGCTATCTGCAATGGAGTCCTTTTGATGAGAATACCGAATATTTCAGGCCTTCTGAAAAAGAGTTTATGATCAATTATCGGGTAGAAAATATTGAGACGTTGGTAGAGGAGCTCAAAGCCAGCGGAGTGAAAGTTTTGGATGAAATAGAAAGCTATGAGTATGGTAAGTTTGTGCATATCCTTGATCCTGAAAATAATAAAATAGAACTTTGGGAACCCGTAGATAGTGTTTTTACTAAACTTTATGAAGGCAAGACCACTAAGTAA